A window of Erpetoichthys calabaricus chromosome 12, fErpCal1.3, whole genome shotgun sequence contains these coding sequences:
- the LOC114663187 gene encoding uncharacterized protein LOC114663187 gives MYTTDNYRTARLKLPVAERHSDLQTAEDEEDDEIPKRTKRRKIANTRFDSDSDGDVCSKPKSHLPPPPKITPPQKFSKSTTKMSADHGELGQDAKSMCRMHQPDSVQLHSECRCTECGRCTQERKSLRNDYRNQSASTVKEHLTPECVEIADTAFRHWSTSQQNDGPNQDIYGTILRNILVKQEMMVKQVKVILKTVQDLHEKCCSDSGSDPVLEKDILPLQDLTSLQQLESDLAVGVDFKKKKKKKKGKEKL, from the exons ATGTACACAACAG ATAATTACAGAACTGCAAGACTGAAGCTTCCAGTTGCCGAAAGACACTCAGATTTGCAGACagcagaagatgaagaagacGATGAAATtccaaaaaggacaaaaagaaggaaaat AGCAAACACAAGATTTGATAGTGATAGTGACGGTGATGTCTGTAGCAAACCCAAAAGCCATCTACCTCCACCACCAAAGATAACCCCTCctcaaaaattttcaaaatcaaCCACCAAGATGTCTGCTGACCATGGAGAACTTGGACAAGATGCAAAATCAATGTGCAGGATGCATCAACCTGACAGTGTTCAGCTACATTCTGAATGTAGGTGCACTGAATGTGGAAGATGCACTCAAGAAAGGAAAAGCCTGAGGAATGATTACAGAAATCAAAGTGCATCTACAGTGAAAGAGCACCTAACCCCAGAGTGTGTGGAAATTGCAGATACTGCATTTAGACACTGGTCTACCTCACAACAAAATGATGGACCAAATCAAGACATTTATGGCA CCATTCTTCGAAACATTCTGGTTAAGCAGGAGATGATGGTGAAGCAAgtcaaagtgattttaaaaaccgTACAAGACCTACATGAGAAATGCTGTAGTGACAGTGGTTCAGATCCAGTGCTGGAAAaagacattcttccactacaAGATCTCACATCCCTGCAACAGCTTGAAAGTGACCTAGCGGTTGGtgtagattttaaaaaaaaaaaaaaaaaaaaaaaaggtaaggaaAAACTTTAA